In Helicoverpa armigera isolate CAAS_96S chromosome 17, ASM3070526v1, whole genome shotgun sequence, the sequence attctctTTCGCACAGTAGTGCACAtaaccaacaaaaatatttaacttatccTAATATAGAGGTAATAAGCATACGTACCTACTCATTTCGcacagaatattttttgttaactgACATAGGTTAGGATATCAAAGTAAGAGAAAATATTcagtcaaataatttaataactcgttttcatttcaataaatacaaCAATCTAACTATTTAACAAGGGTATCTAGTGGTGGTAGGAGATGGCGGGAGAGGAGTAAGTGACGTGCGCTACGGGCGCGGCGTAGGCGAGCTTGGCGACGGGCGCGGAGTAGGCCACGGGAGCGTGAGCGTAGGACACGGGGGCAGGCGCGTAGGCTACCTTGGCGACGGGAGCGGCGTAGGCGAGCTTGGCTACGGGAGCGGCGTAGGCGAGCTTGGCGACGGGGGCGGCGTAGGCGAGCTTGGCTACGGGAGCGGCGTAGGCGAGCTTGGCTACGGGAGCGGCGTAGGCGAGCTTGGCTACGGGAGCGGCGTAGGCGAGCTTGGCTACGGGGGCGGCGTAGGCGAGCTTGGCGACGGGAGCGGGGTGCACGGGGGTGCCCTCGTAGCGCACGTTGGCGTTGAATCCGTGCTCCTTGTCGGCGGTGTACTCGACGATGCGGTGCACGCCGTCGGGCTGCACGAGCGAGTAGGAGCCGTGCACGGCGTCGCCCTCACGAGCCTCCTGCTGCTGCTTCACGTCGCCGCTGTGCTCGTCGTGCACGGAGTACGAGAACTCGTAGTGCGCAGGCGCGGCGTACTCTGCCGGGGCCACCGCCACCAGCGGCACGGCGTAAGCCGCTACGGCCAGGGACAATACGATCAcgaactgaaataaaattgttctatgAATTAGGTTCAGAATTAAACATTTCAATCCTCGACGAGCAATGAGAttgaaaatcttaatttatttatcttaatttattgtttcagaATTTTGACTGAGCTTATCTTAATATAGCTCAATACTCACTTTGGCGACCATTTTTGCAAGTTGATTGGTTGTTGCTGATTTGAGTATCAGATGAAGACTATGAAATTGTATGACTTGCTACACTTTTTATACAGGGTTGTAGGCCGAGTCGGTCTCGTTGGTGACACACTGCGTGCCCGCGGCTTCGTTCATTAAACTTCACAATGATTGAGAGGTGAAGGCCGACTGCATTGCTGAGCCGAACTTCGCGGTACTACGGATTTGGCACCTGATGGTACGTTCCAGTTGCCTTAGTACTCAAATGAATAATTCAACAACAATATAAAGCTTTTAGATGTCTTTAATTTATAAActgaaaatactttattttgagATTATTGCATCAGATTTTAACACTCATTTCGATAATGCGACCAATTTTGACCATGACTTagttagtttttaagtttccgcaaaaaaaaacttgttaccGGTCAAGTTCACGACCTTCTTTAatcttttaattcattttggtTAGTATCCTATTGTTAAGAAGTAAAGCGGTTTTTGGAATCTTATGACAAcgatatttatttcataaatatactattacctaagtacctatgtactttttaaaaatctaaaaatggaAAGCTATGTAAATAAACCAAGGTCCTGAATATCGGGTTTGAAGTAAGTTATAATTTTACCATCATCAGTCAGCTATTTCGTTACACTTTCGCCCGAGGTTTCGTCCACGTGTGGACTTTATTATGGGCAGTATTACGTTAACTGACCATTCTCAACCATATTAATATATGTAGTAAGTATGAAGAAAGTTACCGTCTGTCTGTTGTGCTTTcacataaaaacaattgaaccgattttaatgttCGGTGCACATAACCTATGGAGCCTGAGAAAAGCCTCaggttattttttatccgggtgcgggaaattGTTCCATCGGGACCTGGTGGATCCTCGAAGAATAGCAAGTAAAGGTCTATCTATATAAAGgctaaataaagtattattagGAAGTCCATAAATAAGGGTCAAAACAACCCTAATTTATTAGTACAcctttaagtattttaaataatattcataggtgattagattatttatttacttacactgaatatataaattatttacgaaATGAAGTTGTATTGGATGACTTAGATCTTATTCAGCGACTTCTGGAATTATTGTGTTTAGCGCCCGATAGTTGACCAACAGTTTACTTTGAAGGAATTTCTCTGAATCCTAAATCgcttttatttagaaaatcaCGAATTCAATCACAGTTTTTACTCGGTCTGATTCCGagtaaatacctgatcgttattACGTGTGTATTTCCATTCAtcatcatactgatttatgagcccgaaaccatcggtcgactaaaagtttatgGTGTGCGCGTCCTCTTAATCCTGTCAATCTCTTAGCTGACTGATACACGATATTTGCAACGTGTGCACTATATATCTACATCTCCATACTTACTGATTAAGAGACCCAAAAGTTGGCAGTCTACAGGGAGCTCTAAGTAAACATATTTCGATAATGTTCACCTTACCATCTGCTCATTCGTGTAAGTTTGGGTCTGTTCGGATgagtatgttaaaaatatttatatgtcaTTGCCAAGAGGATTTTCTGATCTGCTATCCGTTTGCGAAATAGTAAGCTTCATATAGTGCAAATTTAAGTCATACCACATAGCATAACGCAGATGCctgacttaaataaaataaaaataaataacatatccCGTTAAGGAGTACGATCAAGAGTCAAGTAAGCAGACAGTAGAGATACTGTTCAAAATTAAACCGTATTGATTCCTTATTCATTATCATTTCAGCTTACAATCTACGAGATTTTCAGAATTTGACACAGCAGCAGTTTGTGAgtgataaaatgaaataaaatagttaaatctgttcaataatttaatactttataaccattttaataaatacaacagTCTAGCTTTGTAACAAGGGTAGTTATCTAGTGATGGTAGGAGATGGCGGGAGAGGAGTAGGTGACGTGCGCTACGGGCGCGGCGTAGGCGAGCTTGGCGACGGGCGCGGAGTAGGCCACGGGAGCGTGAGCGTAGGACACGGGGGCAGGCGCGTAGGCTACCTTGGCGACGGGAGCGGCGTAGGCGAGCTTGGCTACGGGAGCGGCGTAGGCGAGCTTGGCGACGGGGGCGGCGATGGCCAGCTTGGCGACGGGAGCGGGGTGCACGGGGGTGCCCTCGTAGCGCACGTTGGCGTTGAATCCGTGCTCCTTGTCGGCGGTGTACTCGACGATGCGGTGCACGCCGTCGGGCTGCACGAGCGAGTAGGAGCCGTGCACGGCGTCGCCCTCACGAGCCTCCTGCTGCTGCTTCACGTCGCCGCTGTGCTCGTCGTGCACGGAGTACGAGAACTCGTAGTGCGCAGGCGCGGCGTACTCTGCCGGGGCCACCGCCACCAGCGGCACGGCGTAAGCCGCCACAGCCAGGGACAATACGATCAcgaactgcaataaaaaatgcataattaattaattactttcttattcaattttatcaaagaagtaaaattacatttgagaaattattatatttctttctaagacatttaattaagtaaaattatctATACTTACTTTGGCGACCATTTTTAGTTTGTTGTTGCTGATTGGAATAGCAAGTTTTGAATGTGACAATTTGTAATCTGGTGCACTTTTTATACGTAAATTATCGCCTTCATTGTATTATTGGTGACACACGACCAGCCTGGGGCACTGCATATTAATTTAGAGGTTAAGGTTGTGCACGCAACTGATATATGAAATGATAGGTACATACCGCTGACAAAGCTGATATGTTATACTTTCtaaatacctaggtatgtatATGATGTAAAATTCAAAAAGCCTTAAACTCAGTTAACTCATTAATTACATAATCAGAACTAGAAACAGATTTAAATCGTCTTAACGTATTGtttgtatgttaatttaatgCAGAAAGGCAAATATATTACCTACAGTAAAAAAGTGGCATGGATTTGTTGCTACTAACAAACTTCAATCTTAAATCATCTGATTAAATACGTAACTTTAATCTAGATTAGGTAGAGTGGCTGTAAAGTACTTAAAGTAGTTATAAGCTACATTATTTTTCGAATTTTTTAATCCAGTCTAATGCGAAATATTTTGCTTGTAAGCTTGTTTGAGtaacacattaaaaaaagattttgaatGAGTCAGCAATAGTGATAAACTACTGCCATCTCAACTCTTGATCACTCGGGTTAGATTGTTGCAAAAGATACCATCTGtctattaaaatgattaaaaaaaaattacaaaacgtatttaaaaaaacaatattattaaatcgAAGTTATCTGAAAATCAACTCCTTTTGAGTCTCAAAAAAACGTGACAAAAATTCCCCAGCATGAATTTGAGTGTTCttagaaaatgtatatttttgtacagcAACGCCTTCAGCCACACATTATCACGTGCGTTTCTGTCACTCCAcatcttaattaaaaatcaacattaccTTAAGCCGAATGTGAACTGGTACAAGAGGTACATTCCTAATCTTGTTTGTAATGCAAGTAATTCAACTTATGCAAACGCCATAAGCCGACCTTCACCTCTCAATCAGTGCACCTTACGCACTTCGCGGCGCCCCAGGCTTGCAATGTGTCACCAACGATGTGAACTGTAGGCGACAACACAAGTATAAAAACTGTAGCAGGTCACACATTGTcacagtaataataataataataagccccctGAAACCTAACCACACGTCCCGATCGAACACCAGATCACGTGGGGGGCGGGCaacgcaaaaataatattactgggCGGCTAACGTGGCAATAGTAACCCATCGACAAAATGGAGACTAGagcaaaaagaaaattacgtaTAGGATCGCTGCCCGGGGGCGATCGCCGGGGCGCGCCTGGAGCCGATGCTGGGCGCTCCAGCATACGAACCATCGGTGGTAGTGAGTTGAGTCAGCGGGCTCCTACCGGGTCACCCGAACAAGGTTACAGCAGACCATCTTCTTCTGTATCTCTATTCCCTTCACTCCCTTCTTCTCCGCTTTCTTGCTTAAACTATAATACTGATTCTTCTTCTAATTCCCCACCTAGTTCTATAACTTCTGTAGCCATGGATGTTGTGCAGGAGGCAGTAGCCGACAATCCTGTACCCACCACCGGCCAAGCTCGCGCGCGATTGAGATGGACAAGAGAGATGAATGAGTTCATCTGGCGCACTTACCTTCAAGTTACCGATTTAGATACTAAAATCCGCGGTTACTTAGACCCACTATATGTTAAATTCACACAAAAATTTCCCGAGATACCAGTATCAAAACAACGTTTAGGAGACCAGAAACGCGCAATTTTACGAAATAAATTACTTCCTGAAACTACGTTAGAGTCTATAAAAAATGAGGTACGA encodes:
- the LOC126055869 gene encoding cuticle protein-like, whose product is MVAKFVIVLSLAVAAYAVPLVAVAPAEYAAPAHYEFSYSVHDEHSGDVKQQQEAREGDAVHGSYSLVQPDGVHRIVEYTADKEHGFNANVRYEGTPVHPAPVAKLAIAAPVAKLAYAAPVAKLAYAAPVAKVAYAPAPVSYAHAPVAYSAPVAKLAYAAPVAHFVIVLSLAVAAYAVPLVAVAPAEYAAPAHYEFSYSVHDEHSGDVKQQQEAREGDAVHGSYSLVQPDGVHRIVEYTADKEHGFNANVRYEGTPVHPAPVAKLAYAAPVAKLAYAAPVAKLAYAAPVAKLAYAAPVAKLAYAAPVAKLAYAAPVAKLAYAAPVAKVAYAPAPVSYAHAPVAYSAPVAKLAYAAPVAHVTYSSPAISYHH